The Erigeron canadensis isolate Cc75 chromosome 1, C_canadensis_v1, whole genome shotgun sequence genome segment GAACAGCGAGTACCCAGTATCAATATGAGGAGACATCTTTGTAACCGGACTATATATCATATGAACAACATGCATAAATCAAAGTTTATGATGCAatacaaacaaattaaactTCCATATTTTTAGACTCAGCCAACCTCGGTACTACGCTTACTTTTGAGATTACAACCGTATTATTGGACTGCTTACACACGATAACATCAGAATGCTTACCACGGGAGTGGCTGAGAAGATCTAAGTTTCTAATCGACTGATGGTTTGTTGATTTTATTACAAACTAGAATTACCTTGGGTCGACATAGCTGAGAGAAACTGTGGCAACTGAAGAACCCCGTAATGTTTGCGTGATGTTGAGTTCCATCATCTCCTTGTCCAAAAATGGGGGATTAGAGGGGACGGGTAGTGGTTCATCGTCCTTTGCCAACATTCTCAGTGCCGCTGACATGGATGGTCTTAAAGACGGGTCTTCTTGAATGCAAAGAAGTCCTACATGTATCACTCTTATGACATCTTTCTGGAAAATGATATTAGGATATACATTCATCATCAGATTCGGGTCAAACATTTCCTTCAGTGTTCCATGCATAAAATGCCTCCATGTCTGCTTGTACATAAGTAATAACATTGTTCAGATATATTTGTGAAAGTATGTGATAGGAGTTAAGTGTGTGAGCTGAAGTCTTCGCACTTACAATAGACACTAAATATTCAGCATATTCCACGATTTTGCTTCTGTTGCTTTCCATTCCGCTGACCAACTCCAGTAGCAACACACCAAAGGCATAGACATCAGCCTTTTCGGTTAACTGGCCACAAGCCAGGTACTCTGGAGCAATGTACCCTCTGGTGAGATTGAAATTAAGAAGGGAAAAGGTTAAAGTACTATATTAGTGCGAAATTCAAATATTAAGGAAAATTTTAGCATAATATTAATATGTCTTTTGCTTCTTTCTTCCTAGTCCCTTTAACATGTTTGTGAAGAAATTGGTGGTCTCTTTAGTAAATACCAACATCTTTTAAGTGCTCTTTTTAGTTCTTTCTGGTCTCGTAAAGGTCAACAATATGAGGTACTTACAGTGTACCCACAATGGCAGTGCTCATATGACTCTTATCACCTTGAAAAGACCTGGCTAAACCAAAATCAGCTATTTTGGGACGAAGCTTGAAGTCTAACAAGATATTAGAAGCTTTAATGTCTCTATGTATAATGCGTCTCTTGGTATTTTCATGAAGGTAAACCAAGCCTTCTGCTATCCCAATAATAATCTCAAATCTCTTCTCCCATCGTAACTCCCTGCCTTTTGTTTCATCTGTATAAGTTCACAAATTCAAGCTTGCATCTTAATTAATCAACTTCACGATCTTAGAAATTCAGAATCAttagactttaaaaattacCAAAAATGTAGCGGTCGAGGCTCATGTTGGGTAAATACTCATATATGAGAATGCTTTCAGGTCCTGAACAGCTGCATCCCAATAGCTTAACCAGATTTTTGTGTTGAACACTGTTAATGATGTTAACTTCGTTGTAGAAATCTGCTGCTCTAAATTTGTTGTTTAAGAAGAGCCGCTTGACAGCTATTTCTCGTCCATCTGAGAGAACACCCTGAGAAATTTAACCATTCATCTAAGTTTTATAAAGGGGTCTACAAGATTACAGCAAACTAGAACCTCTATTGCGATTAAAAATTTATCCGAAGAGACATGATATACACTGATAGATGGCCTTAGATGTCGCAAATTAAACTCATGTAGTTAACTTGGGTTATGCATTATCTTTATCGGGCCAAATGGGTAAGTTAAAAGAACTGCTTAAGAAAAGATAGAGGAAATGTGCCGAAGTGCTTGAAAGTCACCCCAAGTGTAAATTTCAATGCGTAAAAACATCTCATAacattttataatgatatattaGATTATTACTATATTATGTAATTAAAGACTTACATACAAAATTTCAGGTCAAACAAACCTCCCCAGCCCGTGCCTAAATTACATGTCATGACCTGTTATTTGAACTCACTGATCATTCAATTTAAGGTGATTTTACTATACGATACTACCTTGTAGACAGTACCAAATCCACCTTGTCCGAGCTTATTGGAGTCATCCCAATTTCCGGTGGCTTTCTCAATTATAGAGTATTTGAAGTTCAAGTTACTGTTTGTAAGAATTTTTACCAGTTTTTTCGCATTTTTTGCTTCATAAGAACCTAAAACATTAAGCAACTGTTAGTGTTGATAACCTATACAAATTGTCTGTTGTTACTAATATATTTTGATGTCCATAAACATGAAACAAATGGTTATACCATTTCTCCTCTGCTGTACATATTTCTGTTTTCTTATATTTAAGAAGCTCATTAAAGCAACTGTGAAAACCACCACACAACTAACAACGGAAACTACAATAAGTATTCTCTTCCCTGCAAAACCCATTAATGAAACGTGATCAGATAAAGCTTCTATCTTGATGAATTGTATAACTTTAACCTCTCATTGATGATTTATTGGAAAAGTGTTTCATGTAAGACCCATGTTTCAATTGGTATGTTTGTAAGTGTTATAATCTTTACCTTTATTGCTAGAGCTTGTTGAGCTTTGTATAGGATTGAGAAAATTGGTATCAGAATACCTCATAAAGCATCCAGTGTTCAATGCTCTCCCCTCGGACCACGGCAAACATTTTGTTATTGATGCAGATGCATTCATCAAACACGCCCTACAAGAGCTCGGGCTTAAAGTTTTCCAACATTCTGCCAGCACATAAACTGAATCATTAGAACCAGCCGTTATCACCTCTTCCATAGAGAAGTAGCTACGATGTCTTAATGCCTTCGTTACAGCATTCATGACTGCCCGTCTTGTTGAATTTTGAAACATGGTACTTTTCCGTGTTGTATTCCCACAAATAATTGTGTCACTAGGCCCCGTATACTCCTTAAAAAAGTTATAGTTTTGAACTCGCATAAAGCAGCCATCACAGTAAAGTCGACCCCCAGGTTTTGGATAGCAACTAGGAAGCACAGTACGAATTTGGGCAGTGCAAAATTGGCAATCTTGTACAGAGAGGTCACCATAGCATTGGGAAAGACCATAAACTTGGTCCGGGCTGGTTCCCTCTGATACTGTTGCATTATGTGAAGTTTGCATTTGGTTGCTAAGTCTTCCTAATACCCTGACACCGTTTTCGAGGTATTTTATTCGATCGTTTTTCCCGTCAACACAAACCATCTTGATGATTTGGATTCTGGCATCCCCCGCTGATCTAGATGCTAGTAATTGAATTATGATCAACGCAATGAAAATAACAAATGTATGTATAGGTTTACCCATCTTTGTTTTATGGTTGATGATCATCAGTCAGTTAATACAAAACGTACACTGACAGTTTAACTAAACACTCGATAAGTATCTGAGATATCGAAATAGCTTGAATGatgttaaaaaagaataaaacaagactaaatataaaatatacatatcttttggctatatttatatataataattgaaatttgatgatatttaactgaaaaaaacaacataattgtATGCATAGACTTGGTCAAAGGATATAGAAGcaagttgaaaagaaaattgtcAAAAGCCTAAACTGTTGAACCAACGATGACCATAAAGccatttcacatttttttttcaacattggATGATAGTTTTTGTTTCAAGTTTTATTTATGTGGGAGTGTCAAAGAGAGCTCTGTATggtcaaaataaaaatgaatgttTTTGTTGTTGGTTGGGGACCCACTTGGCCACTTCATTTCGCTGTCTTCGTCTCTTTGGATATCAAAACCAACGACGGCGTCCCTATGGCATCTTATAAATCAACACTTGTACAAAGATTTAATTACTAGACGtgtcattttataaaattttgtatttcatACTCTATTGCTACCTTTTATCCAAcacaattattttaatatagaaatTAGTTTATAAAGTTTCTGATTTTGTGGATTACTAATACTTTATTTAACAAtgatgattattttattttaatttgaaaaaccaagtttatgaataaatttaaatttaatttatattaagatAGTATATGTCACAATCTAAAATCTAAGGCTCATGACTACTAtgcaaaactttaaaaatatcctCATAACAAAAATCCATTTGAGTGAGGAAGTCTTACAAATGCTTAAAATGTCATAAACTAAACAAAACATAGTTTAAAATAAATCAaccaaaattaaattaaacaaaaatatatatctaaaataaatCAACCAAAATTAAAACTATTTGAAGTTTAACAGGGATTTGTAGAAGCATCTACACAGGAATTGCAATAACCCATTTTCTCTGTCATCGCAATATCGCATGGCCATTTCAAATCCCCCATTTCTAATCCTAATTTCACCCAAAATTCATAGAAATTTAGCTTGTTAAAGCGCTAATTGAAACTCTGATCCGATAATTGTTGTTTCATTGTGATTGCCCCAATTTGTAGCATAATACGCTACCTATGATAGTAAAATTCGTCAAAGAAATGAGAGAAGTAATATAAGGAACAGGAATGGCTGATAAATGTAGAATCTGGTGGTAATGGTAAGGAGTCAAATAATGAGGAACAGACAAGCTGTAATTTTGAAGAGGTTAATTCTAACCTCctctgttttttttctttctttctaatttccttaaatataaaaaagtgttaTTCTTGACATTCGAGtaatttaagcatagaaattcATAACTTATCGTTCAAAAGTTAATAAGGAGAACTTTtatgagataaaacatttaaaataaattaaatgaaattttataatttagaaaaaaaataatgtatggTTCAAAATGAttcttatatgttttttttataaaaaatttaaaaaagtctAATGTCTTAACCCTATCTAAATACTTAACAATATTTGAAATATTGAATGGTAGTAAAGTTTTAGCAGTTATGTTACATCACATAGTACGTTGACATAAAATACTAGGATTGTCGTCTTAAAatggtatatatattaaatacatGTGTTGGTATATATCAGTCCATATTC includes the following:
- the LOC122585248 gene encoding cysteine-rich receptor-like protein kinase 2 yields the protein MIINHKTKMGKPIHTFVIFIALIIIQLLASRSAGDARIQIIKMVCVDGKNDRIKYLENGVRVLGRLSNQMQTSHNATVSEGTSPDQVYGLSQCYGDLSVQDCQFCTAQIRTVLPSCYPKPGGRLYCDGCFMRVQNYNFFKEYTGPSDTIICGNTTRKSTMFQNSTRRAVMNAVTKALRHRSYFSMEEVITAGSNDSVYVLAECWKTLSPSSCRACLMNASASITKCLPWSEGRALNTGCFMRYSDTNFLNPIQSSTSSSNKGKRILIVVSVVSCVVVFTVALMSFLNIRKQKYVQQRRNGSYEAKNAKKLVKILTNSNLNFKYSIIEKATGNWDDSNKLGQGGFGTVYKGVLSDGREIAVKRLFLNNKFRAADFYNEVNIINSVQHKNLVKLLGCSCSGPESILIYEYLPNMSLDRYIFDETKGRELRWEKRFEIIIGIAEGLVYLHENTKRRIIHRDIKASNILLDFKLRPKIADFGLARSFQGDKSHMSTAIVGTLGYIAPEYLACGQLTEKADVYAFGVLLLELVSGMESNRSKIVEYAEYLVSITWRHFMHGTLKEMFDPNLMMNVYPNIIFQKDVIRVIHVGLLCIQEDPSLRPSMSAALRMLAKDDEPLPVPSNPPFLDKEMMELNITQTLRGSSVATVSLSYVDPR